In Camelina sativa cultivar DH55 chromosome 16, Cs, whole genome shotgun sequence, a single window of DNA contains:
- the LOC104753013 gene encoding probable LRR receptor-like serine/threonine-protein kinase At1g63430 isoform X2 has protein sequence MRSKFCSLLVLVLGLFFVSCDGFASNEVGALRRFKEAIYEDPLLVMSNWNDPNSDPCDWTGINCSPSKDHVIKINISASSIKGFLAPELGQITYLQELILHGNILLGTIPKEIGKLKNLKILDLGNNHLMGPIPAEIGGLSSIKIINLQSNGLSGKLPAELGNLKYLRELHIDRNRLQGSLLVAGASGYQSKVFSSNSSGNIAGLCKSLKVADFSYNFFVGNIPKCFEYLPRTSFQGNCMQNKDIKHRPSSQCGNAQLVKTHESPSAPPKHQSAQMVAKHHKASKPKWLLALEIVTGSMVGLLVLVALFSAIHRWNNRSSMIIPWKKSSSEKEKFTVYVDSELLKDVSRLTRQELEVACEDFSNIIGLSADSQIYKGTMKGGSEIAVISVCVKEEDWTGYLELYFQREVADLARLNHENTAKLLGYCKETSPFTRMLVFEYASNGTLYEHLHYGEAALVSWARRMKIVIGIARGLKYLHMELDPPFTISELSSNAIYLTEDFTPKLVDFECWKTILARSEKNLRNISSQGSICVLPSGMESRHLDVSGNIYAFGILLLEVVSGRPPYCKDKGFLIEWAKEFLEAPEAMAGLVDPELKHFNQEDLETVCEVASQCLNRDPTNNNDNNKKPSVQELCETLESKISLSISAELRSSSLAWAELALDS, from the exons ATGAGATCGAAGTTTTGTTCGTTGTTAGTTCTTGTTCTTGggctcttctttgtttcttgtgatgGGTTTGCCTCTAATGAAG TTGGAGCTCTTAGAAGATTCAAGGAAGCTATCTATGAGGACCCTTTGCTAGTTATGTCTAATTGGAATGACCCCAATTCAGATCCTTGTGATTGGACCGGCATTAATTGCTCTCCATCTAAAGATCATGTTATCAAGAT AAATATATCTGCTTCATCGATAAAAGGGTTTCTTGCGCCGGAACTGGGTCAAATAACATACCTGCAGGAACT AATCCTACACGGGAACATTCTACTTGGGACAATACCTAAGGAGATAGGAAAGCTAAAGAATCTCAAGATCTTGGACTTGGGAAACAATCATTTGATGGGACCAATCCCAGCTGAGATTGGGGGCTTGTCCAGCATCAAGATAAT AAACCTTCAGTCCAATGGTTTGTCTGGAAAGTTACCTGCAGAGCTCGGTAACTTGAAGTACCTTAGAGAACTTCATATTGACAGGAATAGGCTTCAGGGAAGTCTTCTTGTTGCTGGAGCATCGGGGTATCAGTCGAAAGT GTTTTCTTCGAATTCAAGTGGAAACATCGCCGGTTTGTGCAAGTCTTTGAAAGTAGCTGACTTTTCATACAACTTCTTCGTGGGAAACATTCCAAAATGTTTCGAGTACCTTCCAAG GACGAGCTTTCAAGGGAATTGCATGCAAAACAAGGATATTAAGCATAGACCTTCTTCCCAATGCG GTAATGCACAACTGGTCAAAACTCATGAAAGTCCGAGTGCACCCCCTAAACACCAGTCTGCTCAAATGGTGGCTAAGCACCATAAAGCATCAAAACCTAAATGGCTTCTAGCTCTTGAGATTGTCACAGGGTCAATGGTTGGTTTGCTCGTTCTGGTTGCACTTTTCTCAGCAATTCATCGCTGGAATAACAGATCATCTATGATCATTCCTTGGAAGAAATCTTCAAGTGAAAAGGAAAAGTTCACAGTCTACGTAG ATTCCGAATTGCTGAAGGATGTTTCAAGATTAACAAGACAAGAGCTCGAAGTGGCGTGTGAAGACTTTAGCAACATCATTGGTTTATCTGCAGATAGTCAGATCTATAAAGGAACAATGAAAGGTGGGTCTGAGATTGCGGTGATCTCTGTTtgtgtaaaagaagaagattggactGGATATCTTGAGCTCTATTTCCAGAGAGAG GTTGCAGATTTGGCTAGATTAAACCACGAGAACACAGCAAAATTACTTGGATACTGCAAAGAGACCTCACCATTTACAAGAATGCTTGTTTTTGAGTATGCATCAAACGGAACACTATATGAGCACCTCCACT ATGGGGAAGCGGCTTTAGTATCGTGGGCAAGACGGATGAAGATTGTTATAGGCATCGCACGTGGTCTCAAGTACCTTCATATGGAACTTGATCCTCCATTTACAATCTCTGAGTTGAGCTCAAACGCAATCTATCTCACTGAAGATTTTACTCCCAAG CTGGTTGATTTCGAATGCTGGAAGACGATTCTTGCCAGATCAGAAAAGAATTTGAGAAATATTAGTAGTCAGGGTTCGATATGTGTGCTCCCAAGTGGAATGGAGAGCCGACATCTCGATGTGTCGGGTAATATCTACGCATTCGGCATTCTTTTGCTGGAAGTTGTCAGTGGAAGACCTCCTTATTGCAAAGACAAAGGTTTCTTAATTGAATGg GCAAAAGAGTTCCTTGAAGCGCCAGAGGCAATGGCGGGATTGGTGGATCCAGAGCTGAAACATTTTAACCAAGAAGATCTTGAGACAGTATGTGAAGTGGCGAGCCAATGCTTGAACAG GGATCCAaccaacaacaacgacaataaCAAGAAGCCCTCAGTGCAAGAGCTATGCGAGACGTTGGAGAGTAAAATCAGTCTGTCAATTTCTGCAGAGCTTAGATCATCTTCTTTGGCTTGGGCCGAGCTGGCACTTGACTCGTGA
- the LOC104753013 gene encoding probable LRR receptor-like serine/threonine-protein kinase At1g63430 isoform X1: MRSKFCSLLVLVLGLFFVSCDGFASNEVGALRRFKEAIYEDPLLVMSNWNDPNSDPCDWTGINCSPSKDHVIKINISASSIKGFLAPELGQITYLQELILHGNILLGTIPKEIGKLKNLKILDLGNNHLMGPIPAEIGGLSSIKIINLQSNGLSGKLPAELGNLKYLRELHIDRNRLQGSLLVAGASGYQSKVFSSNSSGNIAGLCKSLKVADFSYNFFVGNIPKCFEYLPRTSFQGNCMQNKDIKHRPSSQCGNAQLVKTHESPSAPPKHQSAQMVAKHHKASKPKWLLALEIVTGSMVGLLVLVALFSAIHRWNNRSSMIIPWKKSSSEKEKFTVYVDSELLKDVSRLTRQELEVACEDFSNIIGLSADSQIYKGTMKGGSEIAVISVCVKEEDWTGYLELYFQREVADLARLNHENTAKLLGYCKETSPFTRMLVFEYASNGTLYEHLHYGEAALVSWARRMKIVIGIARGLKYLHMELDPPFTISELSSNAIYLTEDFTPKLVDFECWKTILARSEKNLRNISSQGSICVLPSGMESRHLDVSGNIYAFGILLLEVVSGRPPYCKDKGFLIEWAKEFLEAPEAMAGLVDPELKHFNQEDLETVCEVASQCLNRDPTNNNDNNKKPSVQELCETLESKISLSISAELRSSSLAWAELALDS, from the exons ATGAGATCGAAGTTTTGTTCGTTGTTAGTTCTTGTTCTTGggctcttctttgtttcttgtgatgGGTTTGCCTCTAATGAAG TTGGAGCTCTTAGAAGATTCAAGGAAGCTATCTATGAGGACCCTTTGCTAGTTATGTCTAATTGGAATGACCCCAATTCAGATCCTTGTGATTGGACCGGCATTAATTGCTCTCCATCTAAAGATCATGTTATCAAGAT AAATATATCTGCTTCATCGATAAAAGGGTTTCTTGCGCCGGAACTGGGTCAAATAACATACCTGCAGGAACT AATCCTACACGGGAACATTCTACTTGGGACAATACCTAAGGAGATAGGAAAGCTAAAGAATCTCAAGATCTTGGACTTGGGAAACAATCATTTGATGGGACCAATCCCAGCTGAGATTGGGGGCTTGTCCAGCATCAAGATAAT AAACCTTCAGTCCAATGGTTTGTCTGGAAAGTTACCTGCAGAGCTCGGTAACTTGAAGTACCTTAGAGAACTTCATATTGACAGGAATAGGCTTCAGGGAAGTCTTCTTGTTGCTGGAGCATCGGGGTATCAGTCGAAAGT GTTTTCTTCGAATTCAAGTGGAAACATCGCCGGTTTGTGCAAGTCTTTGAAAGTAGCTGACTTTTCATACAACTTCTTCGTGGGAAACATTCCAAAATGTTTCGAGTACCTTCCAAG GACGAGCTTTCAAGGGAATTGCATGCAAAACAAGGATATTAAGCATAGACCTTCTTCCCAATGCG GTAATGCACAACTGGTCAAAACTCATGAAAGTCCGAGTGCACCCCCTAAACACCAGTCTGCTCAAATGGTGGCTAAGCACCATAAAGCATCAAAACCTAAATGGCTTCTAGCTCTTGAGATTGTCACAGGGTCAATGGTTGGTTTGCTCGTTCTGGTTGCACTTTTCTCAGCAATTCATCGCTGGAATAACAGATCATCTATGATCATTCCTTGGAAGAAATCTTCAAGTGAAAAGGAAAAGTTCACAGTCTACGTAG ATTCCGAATTGCTGAAGGATGTTTCAAGATTAACAAGACAAGAGCTCGAAGTGGCGTGTGAAGACTTTAGCAACATCATTGGTTTATCTGCAGATAGTCAGATCTATAAAGGAACAATGAAAGGTGGGTCTGAGATTGCGGTGATCTCTGTTtgtgtaaaagaagaagattggactGGATATCTTGAGCTCTATTTCCAGAGAGAG GTTGCAGATTTGGCTAGATTAAACCACGAGAACACAGCAAAATTACTTGGATACTGCAAAGAGACCTCACCATTTACAAGAATGCTTGTTTTTGAGTATGCATCAAACGGAACACTATATGAGCACCTCCACT ATGGGGAAGCGGCTTTAGTATCGTGGGCAAGACGGATGAAGATTGTTATAGGCATCGCACGTGGTCTCAAGTACCTTCATATGGAACTTGATCCTCCATTTACAATCTCTGAGTTGAGCTCAAACGCAATCTATCTCACTGAAGATTTTACTCCCAAG CTGGTTGATTTCGAATGCTGGAAGACGATTCTTGCCAGATCAGAAAAGAATTTGAGAAATATTAGTAGTCAGGGTTCGATATGTGTGCTCCCAAGTGGAATGGAGAGCCGACATCTCGATGTGTCGGGTAATATCTACGCATTCGGCATTCTTTTGCTGGAAGTTGTCAGTGGAAGACCTCCTTATTGCAAAGACAAAGGTTTCTTAATTGAATGg GCAAAAGAGTTCCTTGAAGCGCCAGAGGCAATGGCGGGATTGGTGGATCCAGAGCTGAAACATTTTAACCAAGAAGATCTTGAGACAGTATGTGAAGTGGCGAGCCAATGCTTGAACAGGGATCCAaccaacaacaacgacaataaCAAGAAGCCCTCAGTGCAAGAGCTATGCGAGACGTTGGAGAGTAAAATCAGTCTGTCAATTTCTGCAGAGCTTAGATCATCTTCTTTGGCTTGGGCCGAGCTGGCACTTGACTCGTGA